From a region of the Candidatus Delongbacteria bacterium genome:
- a CDS encoding response regulator — protein sequence MTNKILIVDDYLDNLQILGSIIKLSGYKPITVSNPIEALRYIHDTNDVDLILLDIMMPDMNGFELCKEIRKIKKYDDVPIIFVTALTDTNSIVEGFASGANEYVSKPFVAEEIMARVRNMLSIKESIKQKEMFITKLKDAERAESLFTVSSAIAHNFNNLMQVISGNLELISFKVDNPNLKKNFDESFKALENAISLTKKMLYYTGQAYNFSNTFNLIDKLKEIGANLKEYLPLDFEIIGEENRIEIVMNEKMFEDIINSFLMNAIESKNKLRHSVKLRYKLTNKIPEGILHNFTDNNDHSFIRIDIIDNGCGISEENLKRIFEPFFSTKFIGRGLGLPSSLGLLKTFNCALDLKTSKEGSTFTIYLPLKEQE from the coding sequence ATGACGAATAAGATCCTTATTGTTGATGATTATCTTGATAATCTCCAAATTTTGGGCTCAATCATAAAACTAAGTGGCTACAAACCTATAACAGTATCCAATCCTATTGAAGCTCTAAGGTACATTCACGATACAAATGATGTGGATTTAATACTTCTGGATATAATGATGCCCGATATGAACGGATTTGAATTATGCAAAGAGATAAGGAAAATCAAAAAATATGATGATGTTCCTATAATCTTTGTCACTGCACTTACCGACACAAACAGTATCGTCGAAGGATTCGCTAGCGGTGCAAATGAATACGTTTCCAAGCCATTTGTAGCTGAAGAAATAATGGCAAGAGTTAGAAATATGCTCTCTATCAAAGAATCCATAAAACAGAAAGAGATGTTTATAACCAAATTGAAAGATGCTGAGAGGGCTGAAAGTTTATTTACTGTTTCTTCTGCAATAGCACATAATTTTAATAATCTGATGCAGGTTATTAGTGGAAATCTTGAGCTTATATCCTTCAAAGTAGACAATCCAAATTTGAAAAAGAACTTCGATGAATCCTTTAAAGCCCTTGAAAATGCAATTAGTTTGACAAAAAAAATGCTTTACTATACCGGTCAGGCATATAATTTTTCTAATACTTTTAATTTAATAGATAAGCTTAAAGAGATTGGAGCAAATCTAAAAGAGTATTTACCGCTTGATTTTGAGATAATTGGCGAAGAAAATAGAATTGAAATTGTGATGAATGAAAAAATGTTCGAAGATATTATCAATAGTTTCCTTATGAATGCAATAGAATCAAAAAACAAATTGAGACATTCTGTTAAGTTAAGATATAAATTAACAAACAAGATTCCAGAAGGAATTTTACATAATTTTACAGATAACAATGACCACAGTTTTATTCGCATTGATATAATTGACAATGGTTGCGGAATTTCTGAAGAAAATTTAAAAAGAATTTTTGAACCATTTTTCAGTACTAAATTTATCGGAAGAGGATTGGGCTTACCATCTTCTCTTGGTTTGTTAAAAACATTTAATTGTGCTTTGGATCTAAAAACTAGTAAAGAGGGTTCGACTTTTACAATTTACTTACCACTTAAGGAGCAGGAGTAA
- a CDS encoding PAS domain S-box protein: MPLFVRSKGIYVETNKSVSIFLGIGKARLIGTKGESIFSTKEIDKLIDFESKIGITDYNLHRITLVLLSKKSIEVFVYRKSEDSFYEIFEPGYIPQDNFLNVDSSYKSIFMYHPAIKLLINPANGKIVSANIAALKFYGYSEDNLLNMNIDDINTLPKEEVEKEMLNAVLEKRSYFNFTHRIADGSLRYVQVYTGPVYFMGMKVLYSVIYDDTERYLVTKKVEQQSRLNELILQFSKNGIIGLDKDDRILFNNQESVRFMRSPFTNPIGKKFNDVFEILDNLEDKLRKKCIVKMIADSEELQIELEKTQIYNSENQLSSVITLNDVTELMLKNEKLIKLNKIKSDFLSNTTHEFKTPLNSIIGYLQILENQITDNKHKVILDSALNSAFLLKDLIFDLLDTAKFEVSNPNLKIIKFDPVSLMNEIISMFEIQINNKNLRFITESFDLLYFIQSDPFRLKQVIINLISNSIKFTNSGFIRFAMKYEMKKEPVLKVEVADSGRGIPDDLIDKIFEPYVLSAEQNVSGSGLGLYISRKIIEMLGGEIDFTTSNSGTTFFVSIPCKSGEKVENTIINEIDKKTSGDNILTLLNENDKKIVKHYLVELENLLVLYSEEKILDLILKFEKENISEEFEIFLKMLRKFIDEFDLKSLNNSIKMLIGEMNL, translated from the coding sequence ATGCCACTATTTGTTCGGAGTAAAGGAATTTACGTTGAGACTAACAAGTCTGTTAGTATTTTTCTTGGAATAGGAAAAGCTCGTTTGATAGGAACTAAGGGTGAATCGATATTTTCAACAAAAGAGATTGATAAACTGATTGATTTTGAATCTAAAATTGGTATAACCGATTATAATCTTCATAGGATAACTCTCGTTCTACTAAGCAAAAAAAGCATCGAAGTTTTTGTTTATAGAAAATCTGAAGATAGTTTTTATGAAATTTTTGAACCGGGGTATATTCCTCAGGATAATTTTTTAAATGTCGATAGTTCATACAAAAGTATTTTTATGTATCACCCTGCTATTAAACTATTGATCAATCCAGCAAATGGGAAAATAGTTTCGGCAAATATTGCTGCTCTAAAATTTTATGGATATAGTGAAGATAATCTTCTAAATATGAATATTGATGATATAAATACACTTCCCAAAGAGGAAGTGGAAAAAGAGATGTTGAATGCAGTTCTTGAAAAGAGAAGTTACTTCAATTTTACACATAGAATAGCGGATGGGAGTCTGAGATACGTTCAGGTTTATACTGGACCAGTCTATTTCATGGGTATGAAAGTTCTATACAGTGTAATATATGATGACACAGAAAGATATTTAGTAACAAAAAAAGTTGAACAACAAAGTCGATTAAATGAATTAATTCTTCAATTCTCAAAGAATGGAATTATTGGTCTGGATAAAGATGACAGAATTCTCTTTAATAATCAAGAATCAGTTCGATTCATGAGATCTCCATTTACTAATCCAATAGGAAAAAAATTTAATGACGTTTTTGAGATCCTAGATAATCTTGAAGATAAGTTAAGAAAAAAATGTATCGTTAAAATGATCGCAGATTCAGAAGAATTACAAATAGAATTAGAAAAAACTCAAATCTATAATAGTGAAAACCAACTAAGTTCAGTAATAACTCTAAATGATGTTACAGAATTGATGCTGAAAAATGAAAAACTTATAAAATTAAATAAAATTAAATCAGATTTTTTATCGAATACAACACATGAGTTTAAAACACCGTTAAACTCAATTATCGGATACTTGCAGATTCTGGAAAATCAAATAACTGATAATAAGCACAAAGTAATTTTGGACAGTGCCTTAAATTCTGCCTTCCTTTTAAAAGATTTGATTTTTGATCTTTTAGATACTGCAAAATTTGAGGTTAGTAATCCTAATCTAAAGATCATTAAATTCGATCCTGTTAGTCTCATGAATGAGATTATTTCAATGTTTGAGATTCAGATAAATAATAAAAATCTACGGTTTATTACCGAATCTTTTGATCTTTTATACTTCATCCAATCCGATCCTTTCAGGCTAAAGCAGGTGATTATCAATTTAATTTCTAATTCAATTAAATTTACTAATTCAGGATTTATCAGATTTGCAATGAAATATGAAATGAAAAAAGAGCCTGTCTTGAAAGTTGAAGTTGCAGATAGTGGCAGAGGTATTCCTGATGACCTAATAGATAAAATATTTGAACCATATGTTTTATCTGCAGAACAAAATGTTTCTGGAAGTGGGCTTGGGTTATATATATCTAGAAAAATTATAGAGATGCTTGGTGGTGAGATTGACTTTACAACGAGCAATAGTGGCACTACTTTCTTTGTTTCAATTCCGTGTAAATCTGGGGAGAAGGTAGAGAATACAATAATAAATGAAATTGATAAAAAAACATCAGGTGATAATATTTTGACGTTGCTAAATGAAAATGATAAAAAAATAGTTAAACATTATCTGGTTGAATTGGAGAACCTCCTTGTTTTATACAGTGAAGAGAAAATTCTTGATCTAATATTAAAATTTGAAAAAGAAAATATTAGTGAAGAATTCGAAATTTTTTTAAAAATGCTACGAAAATTCATCGATGAATTTGATCTGAAATCGCTGAATAACTCTATAAAAATGTTGATAGGAGAAATGAATTTATGA
- a CDS encoding T9SS type A sorting domain-containing protein: MAVSLQKIYEEFGESVKVIGTNTNDLYSYEYLNGKDWRGSLGLQYDISNFEHFGKYRKYYTNFTTPMTIIVGKDMKLYWSKFGYENLDNFKMEVENAISDFFDITLVKRNDLQYASTDFSVNLSEYFESTKGNEISYSISDQTSDWDFSLVDNFIYTNPLSDILSSVTIKVETEIDTREFIFEFIHYPSDDSYSFENGFENVWSTLGTNTWKISRDYGFLGSNCAQSGEIESSQNPDSTTFTSLKLTKTFYDDVKLNFIYKVSCDTDGDSLIFKIDGNEHSLPKGNKGEVFWSHADFDLQAGNHEIEWIYSKDIYYQSGNDFVLLDAVYFNSPTDISESTPNTNILSVFPNPFNPTTSISFRTDRDHKYSIMIYNVFGQLVYHSSGRGDGSLQKKIFNGSNYSSGIYSVIYKYEDSLEMKKIVLVK; encoded by the coding sequence ATGGCCGTGAGCCTTCAGAAAATTTATGAAGAATTTGGTGAGAGTGTCAAAGTTATTGGGACAAACACAAACGATCTCTATAGTTATGAGTATCTCAATGGTAAGGACTGGAGAGGTAGTCTTGGTTTGCAATATGATATTTCAAATTTTGAACACTTCGGTAAGTACAGGAAATATTACACTAATTTTACAACACCAATGACTATCATAGTCGGCAAAGATATGAAGCTCTATTGGTCAAAATTTGGGTATGAAAATTTAGATAATTTTAAAATGGAAGTTGAAAATGCAATTTCAGATTTTTTTGACATCACCCTCGTTAAAAGAAATGACTTACAATATGCCTCAACTGACTTTTCAGTAAACCTTTCAGAATATTTTGAGTCTACCAAAGGAAATGAAATTTCATACTCTATTTCAGATCAAACTTCAGATTGGGATTTTAGTTTGGTTGATAATTTTATCTATACAAATCCTCTTTCAGATATCTTATCTTCTGTGACAATAAAAGTTGAAACTGAAATTGATACCAGAGAATTTATTTTTGAATTTATTCATTATCCATCAGATGATTCCTACTCTTTCGAAAATGGATTTGAAAATGTCTGGTCGACATTGGGTACAAATACATGGAAAATAAGTAGAGATTACGGATTTTTAGGTTCAAATTGTGCTCAATCAGGTGAGATTGAATCGTCACAAAATCCTGATTCTACAACCTTCACTTCTTTGAAACTTACAAAAACATTTTATGATGATGTGAAATTGAATTTTATTTATAAAGTATCGTGTGATACGGATGGAGACTCTTTAATTTTTAAAATTGACGGTAATGAGCATTCACTACCGAAAGGAAACAAAGGCGAAGTTTTTTGGTCTCATGCAGATTTTGATCTGCAGGCTGGGAATCATGAAATAGAATGGATTTACAGTAAGGATATTTATTATCAGTCCGGCAATGATTTCGTTTTATTGGATGCTGTTTATTTCAATAGTCCAACAGATATTTCAGAGTCTACTCCAAACACGAATATTTTATCTGTTTTTCCAAATCCGTTCAATCCAACTACTTCGATTTCATTTCGAACAGATCGAGATCATAAATACTCCATAATGATTTACAATGTTTTTGGACAATTAGTCTATCATAGTTCAGGTCGTGGAGATGGATCTTTACAAAAAAAGATTTTCAATGGTTCAAATTACTCAAGTGGAATATACAGTGTGATTTATAAATATGAAGATTCTCTTGAGATGAAAAAGATAGTTCTTGTAAAATAA
- a CDS encoding response regulator, which produces MIKKILFVDDETFLLKAIKRLFRNDPYELYFAKNGKEALEIIGQNPDIGVVVTDLRMPMMDGSDLLQILEAKKPNIIKIVSTGHYDVNQIKVIMSTCKIYRYLKKPWDADNDFVPTVKAAVKEYYGE; this is translated from the coding sequence ATGATTAAAAAGATTCTATTCGTTGATGACGAAACATTTCTGCTCAAAGCAATAAAAAGATTATTTAGAAATGATCCTTATGAATTATACTTTGCAAAAAATGGTAAAGAAGCTTTGGAGATAATTGGGCAGAATCCGGACATTGGTGTTGTGGTAACAGATCTAAGAATGCCTATGATGGATGGTTCTGATTTACTTCAAATTTTGGAAGCAAAAAAACCAAATATTATCAAAATTGTTTCTACCGGGCACTATGATGTAAATCAGATAAAAGTTATTATGAGCACCTGTAAGATATACAGATATTTGAAAAAGCCCTGGGATGCAGATAATGATTTTGTACCAACAGTAAAAGCTGCCGTAAAGGAGTATTACGGAGAATAG
- the hslO gene encoding Hsp33 family molecular chaperone HslO, translating to MSDKIIRGTAGNGSVRFFGIDCTETVKEAAEIHDLSTTSTFYVGRMIQAALIMGEDLKTPDSLITITLKTDGMANGTTVTANGSNEVKCLTYADKDEVLSEDGTINVKQAIGNGNLVIIKDLGLKEPYTGTVELVYGEIAQDIAYYYLQSEQIPTAISLGVLVFGNEGVRKAGGFMVQLLPGAKENLIEKIEKNIQKFPNFTDMMDIGHSIEDLLINHILKDLNAEVKATKSVAYKCNCSKDKYKKGLASLGIKELNDAISYQNEIEVKCHFCNKRYLFSKDEVKSIILSISGNKGRLL from the coding sequence TTGTCTGATAAGATTATAAGAGGAACTGCTGGAAATGGTTCGGTAAGATTTTTTGGAATAGATTGTACAGAAACAGTAAAAGAAGCGGCAGAGATTCACGATTTATCCACAACTTCTACTTTTTACGTTGGGAGAATGATTCAAGCAGCTTTGATAATGGGTGAAGACCTAAAAACACCAGATAGTTTAATTACTATTACATTGAAAACGGATGGAATGGCAAATGGAACCACAGTTACAGCCAATGGTAGTAACGAGGTTAAGTGTCTTACTTATGCTGATAAAGATGAAGTTTTATCAGAAGATGGAACTATCAATGTAAAGCAAGCTATAGGAAATGGTAATCTTGTAATAATAAAAGACCTGGGTCTAAAAGAACCATATACTGGTACAGTAGAATTAGTCTATGGAGAAATTGCTCAAGATATTGCCTATTACTATCTTCAATCTGAACAAATTCCTACTGCTATAAGTTTAGGTGTTCTGGTGTTTGGAAATGAAGGTGTTAGAAAAGCTGGTGGTTTTATGGTACAGCTTTTACCAGGGGCAAAAGAAAATTTGATCGAAAAAATTGAGAAAAATATTCAGAAATTTCCCAATTTTACAGATATGATGGACATTGGTCACTCAATTGAAGATTTACTGATAAATCATATTCTTAAAGATTTGAATGCTGAAGTAAAAGCCACAAAATCAGTGGCATATAAATGTAATTGTTCTAAAGATAAATACAAAAAAGGACTTGCAAGTTTAGGTATAAAAGAACTTAACGATGCCATTTCTTATCAAAATGAAATCGAAGTTAAATGCCATTTCTGTAATAAGAGATATCTCTTTTCAAAAGATGAAGTAAAATCAATAATTCTATCGATATCCGGCAATAAAGGAAGATTATTATAG
- a CDS encoding PTS system mannose/fructose/sorbose family transporter subunit IID, whose product MKKETKIFIYVAFKTLFLKSFYNYRTLYADGLCFCLLPDSENFKSKISNILDRHSEFFNTNDHLSGFAIGMILKLEETGDYEKLDKIKKILTSSLGAIGDNLIYKIIRPFIALLLANIFIASSFNLKIMLWSGFLSALLLFTFNFYIRYYGVKKSYYDGLEAIKSFKNREVKILSDYAGLINYILAGILIIQISGLIFSIDKISLFIILPISIGVSIIFNKLNTQRYYSIFVILILALIILIIQ is encoded by the coding sequence ATGAAAAAAGAGACTAAAATCTTTATTTATGTAGCTTTCAAAACATTGTTTTTGAAATCATTTTACAATTATAGAACTCTATATGCAGATGGCTTATGTTTTTGCTTATTACCAGACTCAGAGAATTTTAAGAGTAAAATCAGTAATATTCTTGACAGACATTCTGAATTTTTCAATACAAATGATCACCTTTCCGGTTTTGCAATTGGGATGATATTAAAACTTGAAGAAACTGGTGACTATGAGAAATTAGATAAAATTAAAAAAATTTTGACATCTTCATTGGGAGCTATTGGTGATAATTTAATTTATAAAATTATTAGACCTTTTATTGCTCTTTTACTGGCTAATATTTTTATTGCTTCATCCTTCAATTTGAAGATAATGTTATGGAGTGGGTTTCTATCGGCTCTTTTATTGTTCACATTTAATTTTTACATTAGATATTATGGAGTTAAGAAAAGTTATTATGATGGTTTAGAGGCTATCAAATCATTCAAAAATCGAGAAGTAAAAATCTTGAGTGATTATGCAGGTCTAATCAATTATATTCTTGCCGGAATTTTAATCATTCAAATCTCAGGTCTGATTTTTTCAATTGATAAGATCTCATTATTTATTATTTTGCCGATTTCTATAGGAGTTTCAATAATTTTTAACAAACTTAATACTCAAAGATACTACTCGATCTTCGTTATCTTAATTTTAGCTTTAATAATTCTTATTATCCAATAA